In the Hordeum vulgare subsp. vulgare chromosome 7H, MorexV3_pseudomolecules_assembly, whole genome shotgun sequence genome, one interval contains:
- the LOC123407046 gene encoding serrate RNA effector molecule-like: protein MAEVADAPRRAAPGSSPSPPHAPSSAGSSGDRKRGRSSPVLPPPPPGPPPPAAQNKRHRTEGGGFDRRRLGGGQDDRRFGNDHGGQGRHSNRAPDWHDSGRGGWNEGSGNSRREGLMSYKQFMQELEDDVSPVEAQSRYEEYKSEYITTQKKAYFDLHKNEDWLRNKYHPTNLESVTERRNELARATANEFFQDLQSGNFDTGPGLTSSAANKSGNSDMNVNGKKGKLGKDPDDLYYSAPKAHPVSSEPRRISIDIEQAQALICKLDSEKGIENNVLSSSDDDKAGSGSHGSMGPIVIIRGASTVKGLEGVELLDTLVTYLWRIHGVDYYGMSETNEPKGLRHVKADSRTYDGASSNTAEWEEKLDSFWQDRIQGQDPLEILKAKDKIDAAASEVLDPHVRKIRDEKYGWKYGCGAKGCTKLFHASEFVTKHLKLKHTDFVVELTSNVREDIYFENYMNDPKAPGGTPIMQQSAPREKGRQRPPIESRLRDERGRRFDRNADSSNPDGSSENPDDPMYDSYGDPAVHGAFPPDIPAPPMLMPVPGAGPLGPFIPAPPEVAMRMLREQGGPPPFEPNAGPRPRKAGRGGGPPVGGPSPILSAPLPIMHDPRMQDPRMQDPRKIRSYQDLDAPGDEVTVLDYRSL from the exons ATGGCCGAGGTCGCCGATGCGCCCCGCCGCGCGGCGCCTGggtcctccccctcccctcctcatgCGCCCTCCTCCGCCGGCAGCAGCGGCGACCGCAAGCGCGGCCGCTCCTCGCCCGTGCtcccgccgcctccccccggcCCCCCTCCGCCGGCGGCGCAAAACAAGCGGCACCGGACAGAAGGAGGTGGGTTCGACCGGCGCCGTCTTGGCGGCGGGCAGGACGACAGGAG GTTTGGGAATGATCATGGTGGCCAGGGTCGACACAGCAATCGTGCACCAG ATTGGCATGATTCTGGACGTGGTGGATGGAATGAAGGATCAGGGAACTCCCGTAG GGAAGGCCTGATGTCTTACAAGCAGTTCATGCAGGAGCTTGAAGATGATGTTTCACCTGTTGAAGCTCAAAGCAG ATATGAGGAGTACAAGTCAGAGTACATCACAACTCAGAAGAAAGCTTACTTTGACCTTCATAAGAATGAAGATTG GTTGAGAAACAAGTACCATCCTACTAACCTTGAATCTGTTACGGAAAG ACGGAACGAACTTGCGAGAGCTACTGCAAATGAATTCTTTCAAGATTTGCAGAGCGGAAATTTTGACAC TGGTCCAGGATTAACGAGTTCGGCAGCGAACAAATCTGGAAATAGTGACATGAATGTTAACGGGAAAAAGGGGAAACTTGGAAAGGACCCCGATGATTTATATTATTCTGCTCCCAAGGCTCATCCAGTCAGTTCTGAGCCTCGGCGAATTAGCATTGACATTGAACAAGCTCAAGCTCTCATCTGTAAACTTGATTCTGAGAAGGGCATTGAGAACAATGTTCTATCTAGTAGTGATGACGACAAAGCAGGCAGTGGATCACATGGTTCAATGGGCCCAATTGTAATAATACGGGGTGCATCTACTGTGAAGGGTCTTGAAGGTGTTGAGTTGCTGGACACTCTTGTCACTTATTTGTGGCGTATCCACGGTGTGGATTATTATGGCATGTCTGAGACAAATGAGCCAAAAGGCCTAAGGCATGTGAAAGCAGACTCAAGGACATATGATGGGGCTAGCTCAAATACAGCTGAATGGGAGGAAAAACTTGATTCATTCTGGCAAGACAGGATTCAAGGTCAGGATCCATTGGAAATATTGAAAGCAAAGGACAAGATTGATGCAGCTGCTAGTGAAGTGTTGGATCCACATGTCAGGAAAATAAGGGATGAGAAGTATGGATGGAAATATGGTTGTGGAGCTAAGGGGTGCACAAAGCTTTTCCATGCTTCTGAGTTCGTCACGAAGCATCTCAAACTCAAGCATACTGATTTTGTGGTGGAGCTGACTTCAAACGTGAGAGAGGATATTTATTTTGAGAACTATATGAA CGATCCCAAGGCGCCTGGGGGAACACCGATCATGCAACAATCTGCTCCA AGGGAAAAGGGCAGACAGCGGCCACCGATTGAGAGTCGGCTGAGAGATGAACGTGGCCGTAGATTCGACAGAAATGCTGATTCATCAAACCCTGATGGATCCAGTGAAAACCCTGATGATCCAATGTATGATTCTTATGGTGATCCGGCTGTACATGGCGCCTTTCCTCCAGATATTCCAGCTCCTCCAATGCTGATGCCTGTGCCTGGTGCTGG CCCACTAGGACCGTTTATTCCTGCTCCACCGGAAGTTGCAATGCGTATGCTGAGGGAGCAGGGTGGGCCACCACCTTTCGAGCCAAATGCTGGTCCCCGTCCTAGGAAAGCAGGAAGGGGTGGTGGTCCCCCAGTGGGTGGTCCATCACCAATCCTTAGTGCTCCACTTCCTATAATGCATGATCCACGTATGCAAGATCCACGCATGCAAGATCCACGTAAAATACGAAG CTATCAAGATCTTGACGCTCCTGGAGATGAAGTGACCGTTTTGGACTACCGGAGCCTGTAG